A window of the Kosakonia radicincitans DSM 16656 genome harbors these coding sequences:
- a CDS encoding HoxN/HupN/NixA family nickel/cobalt transporter, giving the protein MFSALLVRNPRACLLILMLLLMNIAAWGWAFFTFGDSASLMAASLLAWCYGLRHAVDADHIAAIDNVTRKMMQHGKRSCSIGTWFSLGHSTIVILATIAIAATATAFRHHMAWLHETGGMIGTSVSAFFLIIIALVNLLILSNVWRAFRQFKSGDKSLPDETISSGGVMSWIFHRTFRLVSQSWHMYLVGFLFGLGFDTATEIGVLGISTAGASNGMSVWSILVFPALFTSGMALIDTLDNILMVEAYGWAFSKPQRKLYYNMTITGTSVIVALFIGGSEALGLIVDKLDLHGKFWDIIAVMNNNLSNAGFFVVGLFILCWLLSVLNYRWKGYDALFTDEQTPL; this is encoded by the coding sequence ATGTTTTCCGCTTTACTTGTCAGGAATCCACGCGCTTGCCTGTTGATCCTTATGTTGCTGCTGATGAATATCGCAGCCTGGGGTTGGGCATTTTTCACCTTTGGCGACAGCGCCTCGCTGATGGCGGCAAGCCTGCTGGCATGGTGCTACGGCTTACGCCATGCGGTGGATGCCGACCATATCGCTGCCATCGATAATGTCACGCGTAAAATGATGCAGCACGGGAAAAGATCGTGCAGCATCGGTACCTGGTTCTCGCTGGGGCACTCCACGATTGTTATTCTCGCCACCATTGCCATTGCGGCAACCGCCACGGCGTTTCGTCATCACATGGCGTGGCTGCATGAAACTGGCGGAATGATTGGCACCAGCGTATCGGCTTTTTTTCTGATCATTATCGCGCTGGTGAATTTACTTATTCTCAGTAATGTCTGGCGCGCTTTCCGGCAATTCAAAAGCGGTGATAAATCGCTTCCCGACGAAACAATTTCATCCGGCGGCGTAATGAGCTGGATCTTTCACCGGACATTCCGCCTGGTGTCGCAAAGCTGGCATATGTACCTTGTCGGTTTTTTATTCGGCCTGGGGTTTGATACCGCCACTGAAATTGGCGTACTGGGCATTTCCACCGCCGGTGCGTCAAATGGCATGTCGGTGTGGTCTATTCTGGTATTTCCGGCACTCTTTACCAGCGGCATGGCGTTAATCGATACGCTGGATAATATCCTGATGGTCGAAGCCTATGGCTGGGCATTCAGCAAACCGCAACGCAAACTCTATTACAATATGACCATCACCGGCACATCGGTTATTGTCGCGTTATTTATCGGCGGCAGCGAAGCGCTGGGGCTAATCGTGGATAAGCTTGATTTACATGGTAAATTCTGGGATATCATCGCCGTGATGAACAATAACCTGAGTAACGCCGGGTTTTTCGTGGTCGGATTGTTTATTCTCTGCTGGCTGCTTTCTGTGCTGAACTATCGGTGGAAAGGTTACGATGCGCTTTTTACGGATGAACAAACACCGCTGTAA
- a CDS encoding cell envelope integrity TolA C-terminal domain-containing protein → MEKLMMLALLVSVATGCTPLHPTDCLKKSALESCAYNRSGNVTDTDIYGQQAAGIKNALDSALADRHAWKGKTCTVHLDFNYDGKLQNMVIRGGDKEYCAALEAAAKKAVFPPFTDQKVYDVMSSARWNMQGY, encoded by the coding sequence ATGGAGAAGTTAATGATGCTGGCGCTGCTGGTCAGCGTTGCAACAGGATGCACGCCGCTTCACCCGACGGATTGCCTGAAAAAAAGTGCCTTAGAGTCCTGCGCTTATAATCGTTCCGGCAACGTTACCGATACGGATATTTATGGTCAACAAGCGGCCGGAATTAAAAATGCGCTGGATTCCGCCCTCGCCGATCGCCATGCATGGAAAGGCAAAACCTGTACTGTGCATCTCGATTTTAACTATGACGGTAAATTGCAAAATATGGTTATCAGAGGTGGTGATAAAGAGTATTGCGCAGCGCTGGAAGCGGCGGCGAAAAAAGCCGTCTTCCCGCCTTTCACCGATCAGAAAGTCTACGATGTGATGAGCTCCGCACGCTGGAATATGCAGGGCTACTAA
- a CDS encoding pyridoxal phosphate-dependent decarboxylase family protein: protein MSDVNPILSGSAQSIAAYQDAIEQSTKAVVQWLKQPEMYQGKTVEQLSERINLEFTSQGLGNQAAIERAVEYFLKDSLSVHHPQCVAHLHCPSLVISQAAEVLINATNQSMDSWDQSPSATIIEIKLIEWLRTQVGYQPGDAGVFTSGGTQSNLMGLMLARDAFFARQSHSVQQDGLTGDLSKIKVLCSENAHFSVQKNMALMGLGYRSVTLVKTDEFSRMDLNDLAAKLAQAKANGEQVLAIVATAGTTDAGAIDPLAEIAALAAEYQTWMHVDAAWGGALLLSEKFRHYLDGLELADSVTLDFHKQFFQTISCGAFLLKDPRHYQLMRYQAAYLNSDFDEEHGVPNLVSKSLQTTRRFDALKLWMGLEALGKKQYAEIIDNGVTLAQQVAEFVAQEPQLELVMQPQLASVLFRFRPQNDDMSAVALLNQRIGDALLASGAANVGVTEADGITCLKLTLLNPTVCLQDVKVLLASVKACGEQLLNA from the coding sequence ATGTCTGATGTAAATCCGATTCTTTCAGGTTCTGCGCAAAGTATTGCCGCCTATCAGGACGCCATTGAGCAGAGCACAAAAGCGGTTGTGCAGTGGCTGAAACAACCTGAGATGTACCAGGGCAAAACGGTTGAGCAGCTGAGTGAGCGCATCAATTTAGAATTTACCTCTCAGGGCCTGGGCAACCAGGCCGCGATTGAGCGCGCCGTTGAGTACTTCCTGAAAGACAGTCTTTCTGTGCATCACCCGCAGTGTGTTGCGCATCTGCACTGCCCGAGTCTGGTGATCAGCCAGGCGGCGGAAGTGCTGATCAACGCCACCAACCAGAGCATGGATTCGTGGGATCAAAGCCCTTCAGCCACCATCATTGAGATCAAGCTGATTGAATGGCTGCGCACCCAGGTGGGTTACCAGCCGGGCGATGCCGGGGTGTTCACCAGCGGCGGCACCCAGAGCAACCTGATGGGGTTGATGCTGGCTCGCGATGCGTTTTTTGCGCGCCAGAGCCACTCTGTTCAGCAGGATGGCTTAACAGGCGATCTGAGCAAAATCAAAGTATTATGCTCTGAAAATGCCCACTTCTCCGTGCAGAAAAACATGGCGCTGATGGGGCTGGGTTATCGCTCCGTGACGCTGGTGAAGACGGATGAGTTCTCCCGCATGGATCTCAACGATCTGGCGGCGAAGCTGGCGCAGGCGAAAGCGAACGGCGAACAGGTTCTGGCGATTGTTGCAACCGCAGGTACGACCGACGCCGGGGCTATCGATCCGTTAGCTGAGATTGCTGCACTGGCGGCGGAATACCAGACCTGGATGCACGTGGATGCGGCCTGGGGCGGCGCGTTGCTGCTGTCTGAGAAATTCCGTCACTACCTGGACGGCCTTGAGTTAGCGGATTCCGTAACGCTCGATTTCCACAAGCAGTTCTTCCAGACCATCAGTTGCGGCGCGTTCTTGCTGAAAGATCCGCGTCACTATCAACTGATGCGTTACCAGGCGGCTTACCTGAACTCGGACTTTGACGAAGAGCACGGTGTACCGAACCTGGTCTCGAAATCACTGCAAACCACCCGCCGTTTCGATGCGCTGAAACTGTGGATGGGCCTTGAAGCGCTGGGTAAAAAGCAGTACGCCGAAATCATTGATAATGGCGTAACGCTGGCGCAACAGGTGGCAGAATTTGTCGCGCAGGAGCCGCAGCTGGAACTGGTGATGCAACCTCAGCTTGCCAGTGTGCTGTTCCGCTTCCGCCCGCAAAACGATGATATGTCCGCCGTTGCGTTGCTGAACCAGCGCATTGGTGATGCGTTGCTGGCCTCCGGGGCGGCGAACGTTGGGGTAACGGAAGCTGATGGCATTACCTGCCTGAAGCTGACGCTGCTGAACCCGACGGTGTGTCTGCAGGATGTTAAAGTTCTGCTGGCAAGCGTAAAAGCCTGCGGAGAGCAACTGCTTAACGCTTAA
- a CDS encoding diaminobutyrate--2-oxoglutarate transaminase, with the protein MTDKVRIDTLNANSLPQNNETFLARQAEFESNVRSYPRKLPLAIAKAQGVWITDVENNQYLDCLAGAGTMALGHNHPEVLQSIQSVITSGLPLHTLDLTTPLKDEFSAYLLSLLPGQGKEYCLQFTGPSGADAVEAALKLAKKVTGRSGVISFSGGYHGMTHGALAVTGNLSPKEAVNGMMPEVQFMPYPNEYRCPLGIGGEAGVKALTYYFENLINDVESGVRKPAAVILEAVQGEGGVNPAPVEWLQRIRKVTQEHGIVLIIDEVQAGFARTGKLFAFEHAGIEPDIIVMSKAVGGGLPLAVLGIKKQFDAWAPGHHTGTFRGNQLAMATGLTTLKILKDDRIADKVAAQGVWLKDKLAGLQKRYPVIGHVRGLGLMIGIEIVKPNEAQDHMGCYPADGELSALLQKKCFENGLILERGGRNGCVLRLLPSLLISNDELEIFLDKFENALLAAGVKPV; encoded by the coding sequence ATGACGGATAAAGTCCGTATTGATACTTTGAATGCAAATTCATTACCTCAGAACAATGAAACCTTCCTGGCACGACAAGCCGAGTTTGAATCCAATGTAAGGAGCTATCCGCGTAAATTGCCTCTGGCAATTGCAAAAGCGCAGGGCGTCTGGATCACCGATGTCGAAAATAATCAATATCTTGACTGCCTCGCAGGTGCAGGAACCATGGCTCTGGGTCATAACCATCCTGAAGTTCTGCAAAGCATCCAAAGTGTCATTACCAGCGGCTTACCGTTACATACACTGGATCTGACCACGCCGTTAAAAGATGAGTTCTCTGCTTATCTGCTGTCGCTGCTGCCGGGCCAGGGCAAAGAGTATTGCCTGCAATTCACCGGTCCTTCCGGTGCGGATGCGGTTGAAGCCGCGCTGAAACTGGCGAAAAAAGTGACCGGCCGTTCCGGCGTGATCAGCTTCTCCGGCGGTTATCATGGTATGACCCACGGCGCGCTGGCGGTCACTGGCAACCTGTCGCCGAAAGAAGCGGTTAACGGCATGATGCCGGAAGTGCAGTTCATGCCTTACCCGAACGAATACCGCTGCCCGCTGGGTATCGGCGGCGAAGCTGGCGTGAAAGCGTTGACCTACTACTTCGAAAACCTGATCAACGACGTTGAAAGCGGTGTGCGTAAACCGGCTGCGGTGATCCTCGAAGCCGTGCAGGGCGAGGGCGGCGTGAATCCGGCGCCGGTCGAGTGGTTACAGCGCATCCGTAAAGTAACGCAGGAACATGGCATTGTCCTGATCATTGACGAAGTGCAGGCGGGCTTTGCCCGTACCGGTAAACTGTTCGCCTTCGAACACGCCGGTATTGAGCCGGATATCATTGTGATGTCTAAAGCTGTTGGCGGCGGTTTGCCGCTGGCCGTACTGGGTATCAAAAAACAGTTCGACGCATGGGCGCCGGGCCACCACACCGGGACGTTCCGCGGCAACCAGCTGGCGATGGCGACCGGTCTGACGACGCTGAAAATCCTGAAAGACGACCGTATTGCCGACAAAGTGGCAGCGCAGGGCGTCTGGCTGAAAGACAAACTGGCCGGGCTGCAAAAACGTTACCCGGTTATCGGTCACGTGCGCGGTCTGGGCCTGATGATTGGTATTGAAATCGTCAAGCCGAACGAAGCGCAGGATCACATGGGTTGCTACCCGGCAGACGGCGAGCTTTCAGCGCTGCTGCAGAAAAAATGCTTCGAAAATGGTCTGATTCTGGAGCGCGGCGGCCGTAACGGTTGCGTGCTGCGTCTGCTGCCATCGCTGCTGATCAGCAATGACGAGCTGGAAATCTTCCTCGACAAGTTTGAGAACGCGTTGTTGGCAGCCGGCGTTAAGCCTGTTTAA
- the lysC gene encoding lysine-sensitive aspartokinase 3, protein MTRTFPHIVVAKFGGTSVADFDAMSRSATIVLADKDVRLVVLSASAGVTNILVELSAGLESRERLDKIETLRTIQYNIISRLKQQDAIRQEIDHLLDNISRLAEEACTARSAALSDALVSHGELMSSLLFVEVLHERDVETEWFDARKVIRTTDCFGCAEPVLDATAERVERRLRPRIEQALVVTQGFIGREANGQTTTLGRGGSDYTASLLGEALHAARVDIWTDVAGIYTTDPRIVSQAQRIEQLSFSEASEMATFGAKVLHPATLLPAMRKNIPVFVGSSKHPSAGGTLVCREAENPPRYRALAVRRQQTLMKLHCEQGQPACHFLADTFALLARHDVAVDSITTSETSIALILNATSATSGESNLLTTSLLTELSSHCRVEVETGLALVSLIGNSLSQAEGVCHEVFAGLENHPVRLICHGASCHSLGFLLPAEAADDAVKALHRRLFE, encoded by the coding sequence ATGACTCGCACTTTTCCACACATCGTCGTTGCCAAATTCGGCGGCACCAGTGTTGCTGACTTTGACGCGATGAGCCGTAGCGCCACCATCGTTCTTGCCGATAAAGATGTCCGTCTGGTTGTTCTGTCTGCATCTGCGGGCGTGACCAATATTTTAGTCGAGCTTTCTGCCGGTCTGGAAAGCCGCGAACGCCTGGACAAAATCGAAACCCTGCGCACCATTCAGTACAACATTATCTCCCGCCTGAAACAGCAGGATGCTATTCGCCAGGAGATCGACCACCTTCTCGACAACATCAGTCGCCTGGCGGAAGAAGCCTGTACCGCCCGCTCGGCCGCGCTCAGCGATGCGCTGGTCAGCCACGGCGAATTGATGTCCAGCCTGCTGTTTGTCGAAGTGCTGCACGAGCGCGATGTCGAGACCGAATGGTTTGATGCCCGCAAAGTTATTCGCACCACTGACTGCTTTGGTTGCGCAGAACCGGTGCTGGATGCAACGGCAGAACGCGTTGAAAGGCGGCTGCGTCCGCGTATCGAGCAGGCATTAGTGGTCACGCAGGGGTTTATTGGCCGCGAGGCGAATGGTCAAACGACTACGCTGGGCCGCGGCGGCAGTGATTACACCGCCTCGCTGCTGGGTGAAGCGCTACACGCTGCGCGTGTGGATATCTGGACCGACGTCGCCGGGATCTACACGACCGATCCGCGTATCGTCTCCCAGGCGCAACGCATTGAGCAGCTCTCATTTTCCGAAGCCAGCGAAATGGCGACCTTTGGCGCAAAAGTGCTGCATCCGGCGACACTGCTGCCAGCAATGCGCAAAAATATCCCGGTCTTTGTCGGTTCAAGTAAACACCCTTCAGCCGGTGGCACGCTGGTCTGCCGCGAGGCCGAAAACCCGCCGCGCTATCGCGCGCTGGCCGTTCGCCGTCAGCAGACGCTGATGAAATTACACTGCGAGCAGGGGCAGCCCGCCTGCCACTTTTTAGCGGATACCTTCGCGCTGCTGGCACGCCACGATGTGGCGGTCGATTCCATCACCACCTCAGAAACCAGTATCGCGCTGATCCTGAACGCCACCAGTGCCACCTCCGGTGAATCGAACCTGCTGACCACCTCTCTGCTCACCGAGTTGTCGTCGCATTGCCGCGTGGAAGTGGAAACCGGCCTTGCCTTAGTCAGCCTGATCGGTAATTCGCTGTCGCAGGCTGAAGGCGTTTGCCATGAGGTGTTCGCCGGGCTGGAAAATCATCCCGTGCGGCTGATTTGCCACGGCGCGTCGTGCCACAGCCTCGGTTTCCTGCTGCCCGCAGAGGCCGCAGACGACGCGGTAAAAGCCTTACACCGCCGTCTGTTTGAATAA
- a CDS encoding VF530 family DNA-binding protein encodes MAAHTSKDPLHGVTLEMQINALVARYGWNELGKRININCFKNEPSVKSSLKFLRRTPWARAEVEALYLDSLDDAAPVNKDEPTFNPWTRSRIINKS; translated from the coding sequence ATGGCTGCTCACACGTCGAAAGATCCCCTGCATGGCGTCACTCTGGAGATGCAAATCAACGCGCTGGTCGCCCGTTACGGCTGGAACGAACTGGGTAAACGCATCAATATTAATTGCTTTAAAAACGAACCAAGCGTTAAATCCAGTCTCAAGTTTCTGCGCCGGACGCCCTGGGCGCGCGCAGAAGTCGAGGCGCTATATCTGGATTCCCTGGATGATGCCGCCCCGGTCAACAAGGATGAGCCCACCTTCAATCCGTGGACCCGCAGTCGAATCATCAATAAGAGCTAA
- a CDS encoding glycoside hydrolase family 10 protein → MSLKKSVVLFATALLLVSCSSKPPKSLVTPLPPVAKQPLPATGKNSQPVRGVWLATVSRLDWPPVNSVNVSSADTRIRMQQQALVQKLDKLKRLGINTVFFQVKPDGTALWPSKILPWSDMLTGTIGQDPGYDPLQFVIDEAHKRGMKVHAWFNPYRVAVNTQPATIAALNRTLPLHPASVFVLHRDWIRTAGDRLVLDPGIPDVRDWITSIVAEVVAHYPVDGVQFDDYFYTETPGSQLNDNQTFQQYGQGFSAKADWRRNNTLLLIEQVSRTIKQLKPGVEFGVSPAGVWRNRSFDAAGSDTRGAAAYDESFADTRRWVQQGLLDYIAPQIYWPFSRSAARYDVLAKWWADVVKPTHTRLYIGIALYKVGEPSKMEPDWMVNGGVPELKKQLDLNESLPQISGTILFREDYLNRPQTQQAVNYLRERWGE, encoded by the coding sequence ATGTCCCTTAAAAAGTCAGTCGTCCTTTTTGCTACTGCGCTTTTACTGGTCAGTTGTTCCTCCAAACCACCTAAATCTCTTGTCACGCCACTACCGCCGGTGGCAAAACAGCCGCTGCCTGCAACGGGAAAAAATTCACAGCCGGTACGCGGCGTCTGGCTGGCGACGGTTTCCCGCCTCGACTGGCCGCCGGTCAACTCGGTGAATGTCAGCAGCGCCGATACGCGCATTCGCATGCAGCAGCAGGCGCTGGTGCAAAAACTGGATAAACTCAAAAGACTTGGCATAAATACCGTCTTTTTTCAGGTGAAGCCGGACGGCACCGCGCTGTGGCCCTCTAAAATTTTGCCGTGGTCCGACATGCTGACCGGTACGATTGGTCAGGATCCTGGCTACGATCCGTTGCAGTTTGTGATTGATGAAGCACACAAACGCGGCATGAAAGTGCATGCCTGGTTTAACCCGTACCGCGTGGCGGTTAACACGCAGCCTGCAACCATCGCGGCGCTTAACCGCACGCTCCCTTTGCACCCGGCCAGCGTCTTTGTGCTGCATCGCGACTGGATCCGCACCGCCGGTGACCGGCTGGTGCTCGATCCTGGCATTCCCGATGTGCGTGACTGGATCACCAGCATCGTGGCCGAAGTGGTCGCCCATTATCCTGTCGATGGCGTGCAGTTTGATGACTATTTCTATACCGAAACGCCCGGTTCGCAACTGAATGACAACCAGACCTTTCAGCAATATGGCCAGGGTTTTAGCGCCAAAGCGGACTGGCGGCGCAACAACACCCTGCTGCTGATTGAGCAGGTTTCCCGCACCATTAAACAACTGAAACCGGGCGTTGAATTTGGCGTCAGCCCTGCCGGGGTATGGCGCAACCGCTCTTTCGATGCGGCGGGTTCCGACACGCGCGGCGCGGCGGCTTACGATGAATCCTTCGCCGATACCCGTCGCTGGGTGCAGCAGGGGTTGCTGGATTATATCGCCCCGCAAATTTACTGGCCCTTCTCACGCAGCGCTGCGCGGTATGACGTACTGGCAAAATGGTGGGCCGATGTCGTCAAACCCACCCATACGCGCCTGTATATCGGTATCGCGCTGTATAAAGTGGGTGAACCGTCGAAGATGGAGCCGGACTGGATGGTCAACGGCGGTGTACCGGAGCTGAAAAAACAGCTCGATTTAAACGAATCGCTACCGCAGATTAGCGGCACGATTTTGTTCCGCGAAGATTACCTGAACCGGCCGCAGACGCAGCAAGCGGTCAACTATTTGCGGGAGCGCTGGGGGGAATAA
- a CDS encoding RNA polymerase sigma factor produces MKASVAGESLLMAALNACRSRLKAFIRGRTAVRDDADDILQEVTYQLMQVEQPVENVAAWLFRAARNEMTDRARKKRELPLSRFFTDDEGDVAEDELAETLFGVPQTPEEEFLKTLLWEELEQALAELPSAQREVFEKTELYGYSYKELAEESGASQQALLSRKHKAVLYLRSRLRSVYEALTEEP; encoded by the coding sequence ATGAAAGCCAGTGTGGCGGGAGAATCACTGCTCATGGCAGCGCTTAATGCCTGCCGATCGCGGCTGAAAGCCTTTATCCGTGGCCGCACTGCGGTTAGGGACGATGCCGACGATATCCTGCAGGAAGTGACATATCAACTGATGCAGGTGGAGCAGCCGGTGGAGAATGTCGCGGCCTGGTTGTTTCGCGCAGCGCGCAATGAAATGACCGATCGGGCGCGCAAAAAACGGGAACTGCCGTTATCCCGTTTTTTCACTGATGATGAGGGAGATGTTGCCGAAGATGAACTGGCGGAAACGTTGTTCGGTGTGCCGCAAACCCCGGAAGAGGAATTCCTGAAAACGCTGCTGTGGGAGGAACTGGAGCAGGCGCTGGCCGAGCTGCCGTCCGCACAGCGCGAGGTGTTCGAGAAAACAGAGCTTTACGGCTACAGCTATAAAGAACTGGCGGAGGAGAGTGGTGCCAGCCAGCAGGCGTTACTTTCCCGCAAACACAAAGCCGTGCTGTATTTACGCTCGCGCTTGCGCAGCGTTTACGAGGCACTGACGGAAGAGCCATGA